The DNA sequence CCTCCCCTGTTTTTCAAAAAAATTAAGATGATGCAGAGCAAAGGGCCAAAGCGAGTGAGTTCAGCTTGCTATCTGCCGAATCAGCCCGTGATGTCAGGACGATCGGCGCTTTGGCGCCTGCAATGACTGCCCCGACCTTTGCACCTGCGAAATACATAAGCGATTTATATAAAGCATTGCCTGTCTCAATAGCAGGGACAAGCAGTATATCTGCATTTCCTGCAACTTCGCTGCTGATTCCTTTATGCTCGGCTGCCGCTGGCGAGATTGCATTATCCAGTGCAAGCGGGCCGTCAACAATGCAGTTTCTGATCTGGCCCCTTTTATTCATCATGGCCAGAGCGGCAGCATCCAAAGTTGCCTGCATAGAAGGATTGACCGTTTCAACGGCAGCAATCGGAGCCACCTTTGGATTGTCGATGCCTATGCTTCTCGCAATCTTGACTGTATTATTAATGATTTGCTCTTTCTGCTTCAAATCCGGCGCAATATTCATGGCTGCATCCGTAATGATGATGAGCCTGTCGTAGCCAGGCACTTCAAAAACAGCTGCATGGGAAAGGACACTGCCCGTTCTAAGCCCATAATCTTTATTAAGCACTGCTTTTAATATGATCGAAGTTGAAAGATTGCCTTTCATCAGCACACTGGCTTCTTTTTGGCTTACTGCCCTTACAGCCATTTCAGCTGCTGCTTCTGCTGTTCGTGCATGGATAACTTCTATCCTTCCACCCGCAGCCGCAAGATTTCTATTATAGATCAGTTCTTCAATTGCTTCTCCGTCGCCGAATAATTTAAAATGAGCCAAATTGCGCTTGGCCGCTTCCGCTACTGCGTCCATTACTTCATGGTCTTCTGCTGCGGCAACTGCGACTGTCTGTTTTCTGTTTCCTGCTGCTTTTTCTATGAGCGAGCTCAACCTCAATTTGTTTTCAACCCCTTTAATCAAATGCTGCGACACCAATATTATACTATGCAAGAAATGTGCCAGCCTACATTTACTGAAAACGCTTTATTCATCCCACTAAAGAACCTGCAGAATTTTTCACGCTATGAAAATTATTGCACGCCATTATTTGCAAGGTTATATTTTTCAAGCTTATAATACAAATTCCGGACAGACAATCCCAGGCTTTTGGCAGCTGCCGTTTTATTGCCATTATGCTTATCCAGGGCCCTTTTAATCATGGAGGCTTCAAAGTTTTCGACAAGCTCGGCAAGCGGGGCGTCATTCCCGCCATATTCTTCCGGAACTGAACTTGCTGGCGTTTCACCCTTATGCTGCTTCAAAATCATTTCAGGAAGATGCCTTACTTCAATTTCCGTTTCATGATAGCCCATAAAAATAATGGCGCGCCCCAGAATATTATCCAGTTCCCTTACATTGCCCGGCCAGTCATAGGACATAAGTGCTGATATAGCCTCTTCCGAAGCCTTATCGACATTGCGCCCATATTCCTGATTGATCTTCTGGATCAGCCTGCTGCAGAGCTGTGGAATATCCTGCTTTCTATTCCTTAAAGGAGGAATATGTATCGGCATCCTGTTTATCCGGTAATATAAATCCTCACGGAAAGTGCCGGCAGCAATCCCCTTTTCCAGATTTACATTGGTCGCAGCAATGATCCTTACATTTATCGGAATCGGCTTAGTGCCGCCAACTCTTGTGATCTCATTCTCCTGCAGCACCCTTAGCAGCTTGGCCTGTGTATTGGCTGTCATTTCGCCAATTTCATCGAGGAAAATGCTGCCGTTATGGGCCTCTTCAAACAGGCCGCGCTTCCCTCCCCGTTTGGCGCCGGAAAAGGCGCCCTCCTCGTAGCCAAAAAGCTCGCTTTCCAGCAGGGTTTCCGACAAGGCCGCACAATTGACCCTTATAAATTTATTGTATTTTCTCCCGCTAGCATTGTGGATGGCATGGGCAAACAATTCCTTGCCCGTTCCGGACTCTCCCCTGAGAAGAATGGTTGCCGGCGTTTTAGCCCCCAGCTTTGCCTGCTCAATCGCCAATGTCATTTCTTCGGATGTGCCGATAATATCCTCAAAAGAATATTTTGCTTCAAGCGTACGGATAATTTGCCGTGCCCTAGTAAGTTCCCTGTTCAGGCTTTTGATTTCTGACATATCATGGATGACACCTACGCTGCCCTTCAGCTTGCCGTCCACAATTACCGGAGCGACATTGACAACCACTTCCTTTTTGCCGGGGCCGACTCTCATCGCCGCCCCCCTTACTGCCCTTCTCGACTGAAGGACCTTCATATGTACACTTTCTCCTTCAGAAATATCTGCCGTTGCCGGCTGTCCGATTACCTGCTCCTCTGTCAGTCCAGTGATCCTTGTATAAGCCGGATTGATCAGCAGCCCCTTTCCATTTTCATCCACCACCGAAATCGCTTCATCGCTTGATTGGATGATAGCCTGGAGCATGGTTTGTATTTCTTTCAGGTTTGTGATTTCTTCGGCGAGATTGACTACTTCGGTAATATCCTTAAAAACAGAGAACGCACCGATCAGCTCTCCCTTTTCCCCAATCATCGGTATCCTGGTCGTTATGATTTCCAGTCCATTCGCAAGCACAAGCTCCTGATTCAGCTCTGTCCTTTTCGTTTCCAGTACCCTCGGAAGGCAGCTGCCTGGTATCACATCAAGTACGTGTTTTCCGATTGCCTTTCCGCCTGGGATGCCTGTCATCCTTTCGGCGCTTCGATTAAAGAGGATGATCCGGCCTTCTCCATTGACAACGACCATTCCATCGTCCGTAGAATTGAAAATCAGGTCATGCTTATATGTTTCATTTTTGAATTCCTCAATAAGCTCTTCTTTTTCCTCAAGCAGCTTGCTGATAAGAAAGGCTACACTTCCGGGAATAAGCACTGTATTTTTCGACCGTGCTTCCCTGAGATCGATAAAAACCTTCTCTTCACCCGTCACTTCAATGATGATATCTGGATCTTCTTTTATGTATTCTCTCCAATCGGGACCGGTCCGAATCCCTTCCAGGCGTGCAAGCTGGATTCCCGGAGCATTGTCATTGATATCGACAACTGCCGATACATCAAGGACCGCCGTTTCTCTCAGGAGCCGCAAAATGGCCGTTCCGCCTTTTCCGGCACCGACTATCATAACTGTCTGCATGGCTATCCCTCTCTTAGTACGAAGATTTTTTCACTGATAGTCTGCAAGATCTTTCAATACTATTGTAATTATTTTCTCCATGCTTGACAAATTTCTTCTATAATTTATCATTACCGATGAAGAGACTTTTTTAAATAAGGGGCAAAATATGATAAGAATCGCTGCATTAGTTGTTTTATTGATACCCGGCTTTATTGCTGCCATTGGTGTTAAACTGATGAGGGATATGGTATTTGGCATTCTCCAAAGCCCTTTCCCCTATTTATGGCTTCAATTCCTGGCCGGCCTGCTTTTCTTTTTGCTGGGGCTGGGGTTTGTCGCCGGCTTCATACTGTACCGCGACCGAAAAAGGAATAAGGTGCAGGACCGTTTTAGAAGAGAGAGGATCCAGGCTAAAAAGGCTGATTGATTATTTACACAGGCAACCCGGGAGCACAGAATATTTCATTCCCGTTATATAAAGAACAGCACCCCGTTCGCTGCCGGGGTGCTGTTCTTTGCAGATAAGTATTATTATTGGAAATTTATCATTTGCTGCTGATATTCAGAAAGGAGGGACGGAGATGAAGCCATTGCAGATTTCCCCCGAAACGGCAATCAAGCTTGCCGAGAAGCTCAATGTTCCACTAGAGCAAATCATGCACATGCCCCAGCATATTTTAATACAGAAGATGATGGAACTTGAAAAAAAGAATTGATTGAGGACTATTCGAAATGCATGCTGTTCCTGACAGCATAGAAGGTGCCCCTGACTGAAGTATCCAGCTTTCTTGATTGGCTTTTAATCTGGAGCTGTGTTTCCGGATATGCGACCTGCAGGATGGATACTTCCCCTTCACCCTTCGTCTCAAGCAGGCCCGTCAATATCTTCCTTTGATGGTCAAGTACGGCGATTTCCTCCATCTGCCTCTCAAACAGGCTTAATGTCTGTTCATACTGCTTCTGCTGCTTGTCGCTCAGCTGATTTATGTATTGTTCGAAGATTTCAAGCTGCTTTTTGCCTTTTTCCATTTCAGCGGCCCTTTTTCGGTATGCAA is a window from the Bacillus infantis NRRL B-14911 genome containing:
- the yqiS gene encoding phosphate butyryltransferase — protein: MRLSSLIEKAAGNRKQTVAVAAAEDHEVMDAVAEAAKRNLAHFKLFGDGEAIEELIYNRNLAAAGGRIEVIHARTAEAAAEMAVRAVSQKEASVLMKGNLSTSIILKAVLNKDYGLRTGSVLSHAAVFEVPGYDRLIIITDAAMNIAPDLKQKEQIINNTVKIARSIGIDNPKVAPIAAVETVNPSMQATLDAAALAMMNKRGQIRNCIVDGPLALDNAISPAAAEHKGISSEVAGNADILLVPAIETGNALYKSLMYFAGAKVGAVIAGAKAPIVLTSRADSADSKLNSLALALCSASS
- a CDS encoding sigma-54 interaction domain-containing protein — encoded protein: MQTVMIVGAGKGGTAILRLLRETAVLDVSAVVDINDNAPGIQLARLEGIRTGPDWREYIKEDPDIIIEVTGEEKVFIDLREARSKNTVLIPGSVAFLISKLLEEKEELIEEFKNETYKHDLIFNSTDDGMVVVNGEGRIILFNRSAERMTGIPGGKAIGKHVLDVIPGSCLPRVLETKRTELNQELVLANGLEIITTRIPMIGEKGELIGAFSVFKDITEVVNLAEEITNLKEIQTMLQAIIQSSDEAISVVDENGKGLLINPAYTRITGLTEEQVIGQPATADISEGESVHMKVLQSRRAVRGAAMRVGPGKKEVVVNVAPVIVDGKLKGSVGVIHDMSEIKSLNRELTRARQIIRTLEAKYSFEDIIGTSEEMTLAIEQAKLGAKTPATILLRGESGTGKELFAHAIHNASGRKYNKFIRVNCAALSETLLESELFGYEEGAFSGAKRGGKRGLFEEAHNGSIFLDEIGEMTANTQAKLLRVLQENEITRVGGTKPIPINVRIIAATNVNLEKGIAAGTFREDLYYRINRMPIHIPPLRNRKQDIPQLCSRLIQKINQEYGRNVDKASEEAISALMSYDWPGNVRELDNILGRAIIFMGYHETEIEVRHLPEMILKQHKGETPASSVPEEYGGNDAPLAELVENFEASMIKRALDKHNGNKTAAAKSLGLSVRNLYYKLEKYNLANNGVQ
- a CDS encoding DUF2627 domain-containing protein, which codes for MIRIAALVVLLIPGFIAAIGVKLMRDMVFGILQSPFPYLWLQFLAGLLFFLLGLGFVAGFILYRDRKRNKVQDRFRRERIQAKKAD
- a CDS encoding YycC family protein; amino-acid sequence: MKPLQISPETAIKLAEKLNVPLEQIMHMPQHILIQKMMELEKKN